In a single window of the Oryctolagus cuniculus chromosome 9, mOryCun1.1, whole genome shotgun sequence genome:
- the LOC100344320 gene encoding small ribosomal subunit protein uS12-like, producing AGARLGLAGKCRGLRTARKLRSHRRDQKWHGKQYKKAHLGAALKANPFGGASHAKGIVLEKVGVEAKQPNSAIRKCVRVQLIKNGKKITAFVPNDGYLNFIEENYEVLVAGFGRKGHAVGDIPGVRFKVVKVANVSLLALYKGKKERPRS from the coding sequence GCGGGGGCGCGTTTGGGACTCGCAGGCAAGTGCCGTGGGCTCCGCACCGCCCGGAAGCTGCGCAGCCACCGGCGCGACCAGAAGTGGCACGGCAAGCAGTACAAGAAGGCCCACCTGGGCGCGGCGCTCAAGGCCAACCCCTTCGGAGGCGCCTCGCACGCCAAGGGCATCGTGCTGGAGAAAGTAGGGGTTGAGGCCAAGCAGCCCAACTCCGCCATCAGGAAGTGCGTGAGGGTCCAGCTGATCAAGAATGGCAAGAAAATCACGGCCTTCGTCCCCAACGATGGGTACCTGAACTTCATCGAGGAAAACTATGAAGTTCTGGTTGCTGGATTTGGTCGGAAAGGTCATGCTGTCGGTGACATTCCTGGCGTCCGCTTTAAGGTGGTCAAAGTAGCCAATGTGTCTCTTCTGGCCTTATACAAGGGCAAGAAGGAGAGGCCAAGGTCATAA